A window of the Balaenoptera acutorostrata chromosome 13, mBalAcu1.1, whole genome shotgun sequence genome harbors these coding sequences:
- the PTGR3 gene encoding prostaglandin reductase 3, with translation MLRLALAGARAIVDMSYSRHFLDFQGSAIPRAMQKLVVTRLSPNFREAVTLRRDCPVPLPGDGDLLVRNRFVGVNASDINYSAGRYDPSVKTPFDAGFEGVGEVVALGLSSSATFTVGQAVAYTAPGSFAEYTVVTASMAIPVPAVKPEYLTLLVSGTTAYISLKELGELSEGRKVLVTAAAGGTGQFAVQLAKKAKCHVIGTCSSDEKSAFLKSLGCDRPINYNGERVGAVLKQEYPRGVDVVYESVGGAVFDLAVDALATKGRLIVIGFVSGYQTPTGLSPVKAGTLPAKLLKKSASVRGFFLNHYLSKYRAAMDHLLKMYASGELVCKVDLGGLSAEGRFTGLESVFRAVDYMYMRKNTGKIVVELPHSVNSKL, from the exons ATGCTGCGGCTGGCGCTCGCCGGGGCCCGAGCCATCGTGGACATGTCGTACTCCCGCCACTTCCTGGACTTCCAGGGCTCGGCCATCCCCCGCGCCATGCAGAAGCTGGTGGTGACCCGGCTGAGCCCCAACTTCCGCGAGGCCGTCACCCTGCGCCGGGACTGCCCGGTGCCACTCCCCGGGGACGGAGACCTCCTCGTCCGGAACCG ATTTGTTGGTGTTAATGCATCTGACATAAACTATTCAGCCGGCCGCTATGACCCTTCAGTCAAGACCCCCTTTGACGCAGGTTTCGAAGGTGTAGGAGAGGTGGTGGCCTTGGGCCTCTCCTCCAGTGCCACATTCACAGTTGGCCAGGCTGTGGCTTACACGGCACCTGGCTCTTTTGCCGAGTACACAGTGGTGACTGCCAGCATGGCCATTCCCGTGCCGGCCGTGAAACCCGAGTATCTCACCCTCCTGGTGAGTGGTACCACGGCCTACATCAGCCTGAAAGAGCTTGGAGAACTATCAGAAGGGAGGAAGGTTCTGGTGACCGCAGCAGCTGGGGGGACCGGCCAGTTTGCCGTCCAGCTTGCGAAGAAGGCCAAGTGCCACGTGATTGGAACTTGCTCTTCTGATGAAAAGTCTGCCTTTCTGAAATCTCTTGGCTGTGATCGTCCCATCAACTATAACGGCGAGCGCGTGGGTGCTGTCCTGAAGCAGGAGTACCCCCGGGGTGTGGACGTGGTGTATGAATCCGTCGGGGGAGCCGTGTTTGACTTGGCTGTGGACGCCTTGGCTACCAAAGGGCGCTTGATAGTGATTGGGTTTGTCTCTGGCTACCAAACTCCTACcggcctgtcccctgtgaaagcAGGAACACTACCAGCCAAACTGCTGAAGAAATCTGCCAGCGTCCGGGGCTTCTTCTTGAACCATTACCTGTCTAAGTATCGAGCTGCCATGGACCACTTGCTTAAGATGTATGCGAGTGGAGAGCTGGTTTGTAAGGTGGACCTTGGAGGTCTGTCTGCAGAGGGCAGGTTTACCGGCTTGGAGTCTGTCTTCCGGGCTGTCGATTATATGTACATGagaaaaaacactggaaaaattGTTGTTGAATTACCTCACTCTGTCAACAGTAAGCTGTAA